One window of the Labilibaculum sp. genome contains the following:
- a CDS encoding solute carrier family 23 protein — MILSQETSAPNFDSPAKRIIIGIQFLFVAFGATVLVPLLVGIDPSVALFTAGIGTLIFHLITKGKVPVFLGSSFAFIAPIVAATELYGLPGALSGLVAVGLVYGVVSAIIKVWGLRIIEKIFPSIVVGPVIMIIGLSLAPVAVNMAKTNWIISSAALLTAVVIVVYSKGMIKLIPIFVGIIVGYILSVVLGKVDFTPINDAAWLALPDFVRPELNWGAVLYMLPVAFAPIIEHVGDMYAIGGVADKKFVKDPGLHRTLLGDGIATAFAGFFGGPPNTTYSEVTGAIALTKVTDPRVLRIAAITAVVFSLIGKVSAFLKTIPQAVLGGIMLLLFGMIASIGIKTLIDAKTDFSKTRNQVIISIVLTVGIGGAQISYGTFSLAGIGLASLVGVILNLILPDTSKPIKGSKEK, encoded by the coding sequence ATGATCCTATCTCAAGAAACCAGCGCGCCGAACTTTGATAGTCCCGCGAAAAGAATTATTATCGGGATTCAGTTCTTATTTGTTGCCTTTGGAGCAACAGTCCTCGTCCCTTTGTTAGTCGGTATTGACCCATCAGTTGCATTATTTACAGCAGGAATCGGAACCTTGATTTTTCATTTAATCACAAAAGGTAAGGTTCCTGTTTTTTTAGGCAGTAGTTTTGCATTTATTGCCCCAATTGTAGCCGCCACAGAATTATACGGCCTGCCGGGAGCTCTTTCGGGACTGGTTGCTGTTGGTTTGGTATATGGAGTTGTCTCTGCTATAATTAAAGTATGGGGATTACGTATTATCGAGAAAATTTTCCCTTCTATTGTTGTTGGTCCTGTGATTATGATCATTGGTCTTTCGCTAGCCCCGGTAGCTGTAAATATGGCGAAAACAAATTGGATCATTTCCTCTGCAGCTTTATTAACGGCAGTTGTTATCGTTGTTTATAGTAAAGGAATGATTAAGTTGATTCCTATTTTTGTGGGAATTATTGTAGGTTATATCCTTTCAGTAGTATTAGGAAAAGTTGATTTTACGCCAATTAATGATGCGGCATGGTTGGCCTTGCCGGATTTTGTTCGTCCGGAATTAAACTGGGGTGCTGTATTGTATATGCTTCCTGTTGCTTTTGCCCCAATTATAGAACACGTAGGAGATATGTATGCCATTGGAGGAGTGGCTGACAAGAAATTTGTTAAAGATCCTGGTCTGCACAGAACACTTCTTGGAGACGGTATCGCAACAGCTTTCGCTGGATTTTTTGGAGGACCACCAAATACAACTTATTCTGAGGTAACCGGAGCAATAGCATTAACTAAAGTTACAGATCCGCGAGTATTGAGAATTGCTGCAATTACGGCAGTAGTATTTTCCCTTATCGGAAAAGTAAGTGCATTTCTTAAAACAATTCCACAAGCCGTTTTGGGTGGAATTATGCTGCTGTTGTTCGGTATGATTGCCAGTATTGGAATCAAAACATTAATTGATGCCAAGACAGATTTCTCAAAAACCAGAAATCAGGTGATTATTTCTATTGTGCTAACCGTAGGAATTGGTGGAGCACAAATTTCATATGGAACCTTCTCTTTGGCAGGAATTGGTCTTGCTTCTTTGGTGGGAGTTATCTTGAATTTGATTTTACCAGATACTTCAAAGCCGATTAAAGGAAGCAAGGAAAAATAA
- the recJ gene encoding single-stranded-DNA-specific exonuclease RecJ: MEKRWVINEPGNEETVTSLMESLGVDRLVADLLVQRGITTFDMAKKFFRPSLDDLHDPFLMKDMDKAVERIETAILKQERVMVYGDYDVDGTTSVSLVYTYLKKHFDFIDYYIPDRYSEGYGVSTAGIDYAADNNFSLIIALDCGIKAVGKIAYAKEKGIDFIVCDHHTPGDILPEAIAVLDPKRLDCDYPCDALSGCGVGFKLMQGLAQKMAWPFEELMPLLDLLAVSIASDIVPITGENRVLTYFGLIQLNNSPRLGLKTILNLAGVDKDLTVNDIVFKVGPRINAAGRIQSGNRAVQLLIADTEESAILIGDTIDVMNEDRKELDHSITDEALERVAKSSALLAKKSTVLFDRNWHKGVIGIVASRMIENYYKPTVILTESNGFATGSARSVDGFDLYNAISECSDLLENFGGHKYAAGLTMKIENVGEFQKRFEDYVVNNISEDMLVPQVKIDANIKLSDITPKFFRIIKQFEPFGPKNMTPVFVSEQVLDYGYSRPVGRNKEHLKLSVVDDIREGDVKAGIAFSMGNLYPKISSGVPFDVCYSLQENEYMGKVETQLMVRDIKF, from the coding sequence ATGGAAAAGAGATGGGTAATCAATGAGCCGGGAAATGAAGAAACGGTAACATCACTAATGGAATCACTTGGTGTTGATCGTTTAGTCGCTGACTTGCTGGTGCAACGTGGGATTACTACATTCGATATGGCAAAGAAATTTTTTCGTCCCAGCCTTGATGATCTGCACGATCCTTTCCTAATGAAAGATATGGATAAAGCTGTTGAAAGAATCGAGACAGCGATTCTGAAACAAGAAAGAGTTATGGTATATGGCGATTATGACGTTGATGGAACTACATCTGTTTCTCTTGTTTATACCTATCTTAAAAAACACTTCGATTTTATAGATTATTACATTCCTGATCGTTACTCGGAAGGTTACGGCGTTTCGACAGCAGGGATTGATTATGCGGCGGATAATAATTTCAGTTTAATAATTGCACTGGACTGTGGAATAAAGGCTGTTGGTAAAATTGCATACGCGAAAGAAAAAGGCATTGATTTTATCGTTTGTGATCATCATACTCCAGGTGATATTTTGCCTGAGGCGATTGCAGTTCTCGATCCTAAAAGATTGGACTGCGATTATCCTTGTGATGCTTTATCTGGTTGCGGAGTTGGCTTTAAGTTAATGCAGGGATTGGCTCAAAAAATGGCATGGCCGTTTGAGGAGTTAATGCCATTACTGGATTTATTGGCTGTTAGTATCGCTTCGGATATTGTCCCAATTACCGGCGAGAACAGAGTGCTGACCTATTTTGGATTAATACAACTGAATAATTCTCCTAGATTAGGTTTGAAAACAATATTGAATTTAGCCGGAGTTGACAAAGATTTGACAGTAAACGATATTGTTTTTAAAGTCGGCCCAAGAATTAATGCTGCCGGAAGAATTCAATCGGGCAACCGGGCAGTTCAATTGCTGATTGCCGATACTGAGGAGTCGGCCATATTAATAGGAGATACAATTGATGTGATGAACGAAGATCGCAAAGAATTGGATCATAGTATTACGGATGAAGCGTTAGAAAGAGTTGCAAAAAGCAGCGCGTTGCTTGCTAAAAAAAGCACTGTTCTTTTTGATCGTAACTGGCACAAAGGAGTGATTGGTATTGTTGCTTCTCGAATGATTGAGAATTATTATAAACCAACAGTAATTCTTACAGAGTCAAATGGTTTTGCAACCGGCAGTGCTCGTTCGGTTGATGGTTTTGATTTGTACAATGCAATTTCGGAATGTAGTGATTTACTGGAAAACTTTGGTGGTCACAAGTATGCGGCAGGTTTAACTATGAAAATCGAGAATGTTGGAGAGTTCCAAAAACGTTTCGAAGATTATGTGGTAAATAACATTTCAGAAGATATGTTGGTTCCTCAGGTTAAGATTGATGCAAATATAAAATTATCTGATATTACCCCTAAATTTTTCCGGATTATTAAGCAGTTTGAGCCTTTCGGGCCAAAAAACATGACCCCGGTTTTTGTGAGCGAACAAGTTCTTGATTACGGTTACAGTCGTCCGGTAGGAAGAAATAAGGAACATCTTAAACTTTCGGTTGTTGATGATATCCGCGAAGGAGATGTAAAAGCAGGCATTGCCTTTTCAATGGGCAATTTGTATCCTAAAATTTCGAGTGGTGTTCCATTTGATGTCTGTTATTCACTTCAGGAGAATGAGTACATGGGAAAAGTTGAAACTCAATTAATGGTTCGTGATATCAAGTTCTAA
- the lipB gene encoding lipoyl(octanoyl) transferase LipB has translation MTKTVFRDLGSIDYKEAWDYQENLFNEVLTSKLANADLPADQKKLSNNYLLFCEHPHVYTLGKSGKEQNMLLDLLQLQAKEATFHKINRGGDITYHGPGQIVGYPILNLETYDMGIKLYIETLEQAVINCIADYGILGTRLEGATGVWLDVGKPTVRKICAIGVRISRWVSMHGFAFNVNTDLKYFEYINPCGFVDKGVTSLKKELGKELDIEEVKHNLKKHISKLFAMTLEID, from the coding sequence ATGACTAAGACTGTATTTCGCGATCTTGGATCGATTGATTATAAAGAAGCATGGGATTATCAGGAAAATTTGTTTAATGAAGTTCTGACATCCAAGCTGGCTAATGCCGATCTTCCAGCTGATCAGAAAAAATTATCAAATAATTATTTGTTGTTTTGCGAACATCCACACGTTTATACGCTTGGAAAAAGCGGGAAAGAACAAAATATGCTTCTTGATTTATTGCAGCTTCAGGCAAAAGAGGCAACTTTTCATAAAATTAACCGCGGGGGAGATATTACCTATCACGGGCCGGGACAGATTGTTGGTTATCCGATTTTAAATTTGGAAACCTACGACATGGGAATCAAATTGTACATCGAAACTCTGGAGCAAGCTGTTATTAACTGTATTGCCGATTACGGAATTCTTGGAACGCGGTTAGAAGGCGCGACAGGAGTTTGGCTGGATGTTGGAAAACCTACTGTTCGTAAGATTTGTGCTATTGGTGTACGAATTAGCAGATGGGTAAGTATGCATGGTTTTGCTTTTAATGTAAATACCGATCTTAAATATTTTGAGTACATCAATCCGTGTGGATTTGTTGATAAAGGAGTAACATCCTTAAAAAAAGAATTGGGCAAAGAGCTTGATATTGAAGAAGTAAAACATAATTTGAAGAAGCATATCAGTAAACTGTTTGCTATGACGCTTGAAATTGACTAA
- the lipA gene encoding lipoyl synthase, giving the protein MKTRRKPDWLKIQLPKGDDYAYVNGIVKENGLHTICSSGKCPNVGECWGNGTATFMILGNICTRACKFCNVPTGKPLEADWKEPKRLARSIKLMSLKHAVITSVDRDDLEDGGSGIWAETIKCIKETTPETTLEVLIPDFNGKEEDIQRVIDMNPEVISHNLETVRRLTREVRSKAKYDLSLKVLKQISDAGIVAKSGIMLGLGEKEEEIYQVMDDLLEVGVRVMTIGQYLQPTKNHLEVQEYITPEVFKKYEIVGLEKGFAFVESTPLVRSSYHAERHVNALNLKQSLKDD; this is encoded by the coding sequence ATGAAGACAAGAAGAAAACCAGATTGGTTGAAAATACAGTTGCCAAAGGGTGACGATTATGCATATGTGAATGGAATAGTAAAGGAGAACGGATTACATACTATTTGCTCGAGCGGAAAATGTCCGAATGTTGGAGAATGTTGGGGAAATGGGACGGCTACCTTTATGATTTTAGGGAATATTTGTACACGTGCCTGCAAATTTTGTAATGTTCCAACAGGTAAGCCACTTGAGGCTGATTGGAAAGAACCCAAAAGATTAGCTCGTTCAATTAAGTTGATGAGTCTTAAGCATGCGGTGATTACTTCTGTAGATCGTGATGATTTGGAAGATGGTGGATCAGGAATTTGGGCTGAAACCATCAAATGCATCAAAGAAACAACACCTGAAACTACACTTGAGGTTTTAATTCCCGATTTTAATGGAAAAGAGGAGGACATTCAAAGAGTGATTGATATGAATCCGGAGGTGATTTCTCATAATTTGGAAACCGTTCGAAGATTAACCCGTGAAGTTCGAAGCAAAGCCAAATACGATCTTAGTTTGAAGGTGTTAAAGCAAATTTCTGATGCAGGTATTGTTGCAAAATCAGGAATAATGCTGGGGTTAGGCGAGAAAGAAGAAGAGATTTACCAGGTGATGGATGACTTGCTTGAGGTAGGAGTTCGAGTTATGACTATTGGTCAGTATTTGCAGCCAACAAAAAATCATTTGGAAGTTCAGGAGTACATTACTCCGGAGGTATTCAAAAAATATGAGATTGTTGGTCTGGAAAAAGGTTTTGCATTTGTTGAAAGTACACCTCTTGTGCGTTCTTCTTATCATGCAGAACGTCATGTTAATGCGTTAAACTTAAAACAGAGTTTGAAAGATGACTAA
- the lysS gene encoding lysine--tRNA ligase, translated as MNALELSEQEIIRRNSLKELQSMGINPFPAAQYHVNSFSSDILKDFDPEKKNLQEVCIAGRIMSRRIMGKASFLELQDSKGRIQVYITRDDICPGEDKTLYNTVFKKLTDIGDFIGIKGYVFVTQVGETSVHATEMTILSKSIRPLPIVKEKDGKIYDAFSDPEMRYRQRYVDLVVNPAVKDVFLKRTKIINSMRELFNSKDYLEVETPILQAIPGGASARPFETHHNALDIPLYMRIANELYLKRLIVGGFDGVYEFAKDFRNEGMDRTHNPEFTVMEIYVAYKDYNWMMDFTEEMIEKVAMDLHGKTKLMVGDKEIDFKRPFKRISMLDSILEFTGIDINGMDEVQLREVCKKLNIEADETMGKGKLIDEIFGEKCEGNYIQPTFITDYPVEMSPLCKKHRNNPELTERFELMVNGKELCNAYSELNDPIDQLERFQDQNKLSEKGDDEAMFIDMDFVRALEYGMPPTSGMGIGIDRLTMLMTNSQSIQDVLFFPQMRPEKKVAVDSDDKFVALGIAPEWMPVIRKAGFQTVRALKEEKSTKLHQDICGWNKKLKMGLKNPSQEEVAEWLS; from the coding sequence ATGAATGCGTTAGAACTTAGTGAACAAGAAATCATTAGAAGGAATTCCCTTAAAGAATTGCAGTCTATGGGTATCAACCCATTTCCTGCAGCACAATATCATGTAAACAGCTTTTCTTCAGATATTCTGAAAGATTTCGATCCTGAAAAGAAAAACCTGCAGGAGGTTTGTATCGCAGGTAGAATCATGAGTCGAAGAATTATGGGTAAAGCTTCCTTTCTTGAACTTCAGGATTCGAAGGGAAGAATACAGGTTTACATTACAAGAGATGATATTTGCCCTGGCGAGGATAAAACTCTATACAACACTGTATTTAAAAAGCTGACTGATATTGGTGATTTTATTGGAATTAAAGGTTACGTATTTGTTACTCAGGTAGGCGAAACTTCGGTTCATGCAACTGAAATGACAATTCTTTCAAAATCTATTCGTCCGCTTCCTATTGTGAAGGAAAAAGATGGAAAAATATATGACGCTTTCAGCGATCCTGAAATGCGTTACCGTCAGCGTTATGTTGATTTGGTAGTAAATCCGGCAGTTAAGGATGTTTTCTTGAAAAGAACAAAAATTATCAACTCGATGAGGGAACTTTTCAACAGCAAAGATTACTTAGAAGTGGAAACTCCAATCTTACAGGCTATTCCAGGTGGTGCTTCTGCCCGTCCGTTTGAAACACATCACAATGCATTGGATATTCCTTTGTATATGCGCATTGCCAACGAACTATATTTGAAAAGATTAATAGTTGGTGGATTTGATGGCGTTTATGAGTTTGCGAAAGATTTTCGTAACGAGGGAATGGACCGTACTCACAATCCGGAATTTACAGTAATGGAAATCTATGTTGCTTATAAAGATTACAACTGGATGATGGACTTTACTGAAGAAATGATCGAGAAAGTTGCAATGGATCTTCACGGAAAAACCAAATTGATGGTTGGCGATAAGGAGATTGATTTCAAGCGTCCTTTCAAGCGTATCTCGATGCTTGATTCTATTCTTGAGTTTACAGGAATTGATATCAATGGAATGGATGAAGTACAACTTCGTGAGGTTTGTAAAAAACTGAATATCGAAGCAGATGAAACCATGGGGAAAGGAAAATTAATCGATGAAATTTTTGGTGAAAAATGTGAAGGAAATTACATTCAGCCAACTTTCATTACCGATTATCCTGTTGAAATGTCTCCTCTTTGCAAAAAGCACAGAAACAATCCGGAATTAACCGAGCGTTTCGAGCTAATGGTGAATGGAAAGGAGCTTTGCAATGCCTATTCTGAATTAAATGATCCTATTGATCAGTTGGAGCGTTTTCAGGATCAGAATAAATTAAGTGAAAAAGGTGATGATGAAGCCATGTTTATTGATATGGACTTTGTTCGTGCTCTTGAATATGGCATGCCTCCTACATCAGGAATGGGAATTGGTATTGATCGATTAACCATGTTGATGACCAACTCACAATCTATTCAGGATGTATTGTTCTTTCCTCAAATGAGACCTGAAAAGAAAGTTGCTGTTGACAGTGATGATAAATTTGTTGCTTTGGGAATTGCTCCTGAATGGATGCCGGTAATTCGAAAAGCAGGATTCCAAACTGTAAGAGCTTTAAAGGAAGAAAAATCAACAAAACTTCACCAGGATATTTGTGGGTGGAATAAAAAACTCAAAATGGGATTAAAAAACCCAAGCCAGGAAGAAGTAGCAGAGTGGTTGTCTTAA
- a CDS encoding NAD(P)H-dependent glycerol-3-phosphate dehydrogenase: protein MNKSSKIAIIGGGSWATAIAKILMENISEINWYMRNPDTIAQFKELGHNPRYITSAEFDIDKINFSHNIDEIVTNSDIIIFAIPSAFLKNALKNLTVSLEDKFVVSAIKGIVPDENMIIGEFFNEKYNVPIDNIGVISGPCHAEEVALERLSYLTIASQNTKKARILALKMECAYIKTTISDDIYGTEYSAVLKNVIAIASGICHGLRYGDNFQAVLISNAIQEIKRFVDTVHPITRDIKSSAYLGDLLVTCYSQFSRNRTFGTMIGKGYSVKFAQLEMHMIAEGYYAVSCIKEINDKYKVHMPITMAVYNILYEKISPAMEIKLLTEDLR from the coding sequence ATGAACAAATCGTCAAAAATTGCCATAATTGGAGGTGGTAGCTGGGCTACAGCTATTGCAAAAATCCTTATGGAAAATATATCTGAGATCAACTGGTACATGCGTAATCCTGATACAATTGCCCAGTTCAAAGAATTAGGTCATAACCCACGCTACATTACCAGTGCCGAATTTGACATCGACAAAATCAATTTTTCTCATAATATTGATGAAATCGTAACAAATTCAGACATTATTATTTTTGCAATACCATCCGCATTCTTAAAAAACGCACTTAAAAATCTTACGGTAAGCCTTGAAGATAAATTTGTTGTATCAGCAATTAAAGGTATTGTTCCCGATGAAAACATGATTATTGGTGAATTCTTTAATGAAAAATACAATGTGCCAATTGATAACATCGGAGTGATTTCAGGACCATGCCATGCGGAAGAAGTTGCATTGGAACGATTATCATACTTAACTATTGCCTCTCAGAATACTAAGAAAGCAAGAATTTTGGCTTTAAAAATGGAATGTGCCTATATCAAAACAACCATTTCGGATGATATTTACGGAACTGAATATTCTGCTGTTCTAAAAAATGTTATTGCCATTGCTTCCGGTATTTGCCACGGACTTCGTTACGGTGATAATTTTCAAGCCGTGTTGATCTCAAACGCAATTCAAGAAATTAAACGTTTTGTAGATACGGTTCATCCCATCACAAGAGATATTAAAAGCTCAGCTTATTTAGGCGATTTATTGGTTACCTGTTATTCTCAGTTTAGTAGAAACAGAACTTTTGGAACCATGATTGGGAAAGGATATTCTGTGAAATTTGCTCAGCTGGAGATGCACATGATTGCCGAAGGATATTATGCCGTTAGTTGCATCAAGGAAATTAATGATAAATACAAGGTTCACATGCCAATCACCATGGCTGTATATAATATTTTGTACGAAAAAATATCTCCAGCTATGGAAATCAAATTATTAACAGAAGATTTACGTTAA